A window of Nitratireductor kimnyeongensis genomic DNA:
GATGGCCGCTTTCGCGCTTGCCGAATACCGCTTCAAGGGCAATTCGTTGATGGGCCTTTATCTGGCGCTTGGCATCATGATCCCGATCCGGCTGGGCACCGTCGCGATCCTGCAGATGATGGCGGCGTCCGGCCTCGTCAATACGCTGACTTCGCTCATTCTGGTCTACACGGCGCAGGGCCTGCCTCTCGCCATCTTCATCCTGTCGGAGTTCATGCGGCAGGTTTCTGATGACCTGAAAAACGCCGGTCGGATCGACGGGCTCAGCGAGTACCGCATCTTCTTCCGCCTCGTCCTGCCGCTCGTGCGGCCCGCCATGGCGACGGTCGCGGTCTTCACCATGATCCCCATCTGGAACGATCTCTGGTTCCCGCTGATCCTGGCACCGGCCGAAGCAACGAAAACCATCACGCTCGGCGCGCAGGTCTTCATCGGCCAGTTCGTGACCAACTGGAACGCGGTTCTGGCGGCACTTTCGCTCGCCATCCTGCCGGTGCTGATCCTCTATCTGATCTTCTCGCGCCAGCTCATCCGCGGCATCACATCGGGAGCAGTCAAATGAGTGCGCAGACAAAGCCCGTGCGGGTGCTGGTCGCAGGACTTGGCAATATGGGCATGAGCCATGCGCTCGCCTATCATGCCAATCCCGGTTTCGAGGTTGTGGGGCTTGTGAGCCGCTCAAAACCGGACTTGCCGGATGCGCTGAAAGGCTACCCGCATTCGACGGACTTCGAGGAGGCGCTGGCCAAGACAAAACCGGACCTGGCCTCGATCAACACCTATTCGGACAGCCATGCCCCCTATGCCATCGCGGCGATGGAGGCTGGCGCACATGTCTTCGTTGAGAAGCCGCTGGCAACGAATGTCGCCGATGCGCGGCGCGTGGTGGAAGTGGCAAAGGCGCACAAGCGCAAGCTCGTGGTGGGCTATATTCTTCGCCATCACCCCTCTTGGGTAAAACTGATCGAAGAGGCGCGAGGGCTTGGCGGTCCTTACGTGTTCCGGCTCAACCTCAACCAGCAATCCTCCGGTCCGACCTGGATGACGCACAAACAGCTCATGCAAACGACACCACCCATCGTCGACTGCGGCGTGCACTATGTGGACGTGATGTGCCAGATCACCGATGCGAAGCCGGTCAAGGTGCGCGGGATGGGGGTTCGGCTTTCCGAAGAGATCGCCCCGGACATGTACAATTACGGACACTTCCAGGTGATGTTCGACGATGGCTCGGTGGGCTGGTACGAGGCCGGCTGGGGGCCGATGATGTCGGAAACCGCCTTCTTCGTGAAAGACATCGTATCCCCCAATGGCTGCGTCTCCATCGTCATGGACGAAGGCGCGAAGTCGGATGACATCGACGCGCACACACAGACATCGCGCATCCGCGTTCACAGGGCAGAGACCGACGCCAGCGGCCGTTTCGCCCGAGAAGATACGCTTCTGTCAATGGACGGCGAGCCGGGGCATCAGGAACTGTGCGACCGCGAGCAGGCCTTCATGCTGAAAGCCATCCGCGAAGACATCGACCTTTCACGGCACATGAACGACGCCGTGCAATCCCTCAACATCTGCCTCGCCGCCGACGAAAGCGTGCGAAGCGGCAAGGAAATCGAACTTTAGGACGGAACCGTGGGCTCACTCGCACTCAAGAACATCACCAAGTCGTTCGGCCAGGTCGACGTCATCAAGGGCGTGGACCTCGAAGTTCAGGACGGCGAATTCGTCATCTTTGTCGGCCCGTCCGGCTGTGGCAAATCCACCCTTCTACGCATCATCGCCGGGCTTGAAGATGCCAGTGGCGGGAGCGTGGAAATCGACGGTTCGGAGGTAAGCTCGACGCCACCATCGAAGCGCGGCATCGCCATGGTGTTCCAGACCTACGCGCTCTATCCGCACCTGACCGTGCGCGACAATATGAGCCTCGGCCTCAAACAGGCAAAGCATCCGGCCGCACACATTGCCGAACGTGTGGACTTTGCTTCGAAGATGCTGTCGCTCGAACCCTATCTCGACCGGCGCCCGGCGGAGCTTTCCGGCGGGCAGCGCCAGCGCGTCGCCATCGGCCGCGCCGTGGTTCGCAAGCCCAAGCTCTTCCTTTTCGACGAGCCGCTTTCCAATCTCGATGCAGCACTGCGCGTCAACACGCGGCTGGAAATCGCACGCCTTCACCGGGAACTGGGCGCCACGATGGTCTATGTGACTCATGATCAGACCGAGGCCATGACGCTGGCAGACCGCATCGTCGTTCTGAATGGCGGGAAGATCGAGCAGGTGGGCACGCCCATGGAGCTCTACAATGACCCGGCCAATCTTTTCGTCGCCGGTTTCATCGGTTCACCTCAGATGAATTTCATCGAGGCCAGCCACCTCTCCCGCGAAGATGCCAAGACGATCGGCATCCGCCCCGAGCACATTTCCATCGTGCCCTCAGGAGGAGACATTTCCGGCCGCGTCTCCCACATCGAGCATCTGGGAGCGGATACCAATGTCTATCTCGATTGCGGTACTGCAGGACTGGTCTGTGCGCGGCTCTTCGGCGAACAGAATTTTGACATCGACAGCACGGTGCATGCCAAGTTCGACGACAACCGCGTCTTCCGTTTCGACGACAAGGGTCAGGCCATTCGCTAAGAGCAGGAGCCCCATCCGTCAAGGTGTTGGCAGGCAATCGAGGCGCTTCTGGCGCAATTCAGGACACAAGGCTTGTGGCATAATTTCCTGCCCTTGAGGAGCAGGAGCACTGACGTGAGCCAGATTGATCGAGCACGCACCTTCCACGCCCTTCACGTGAAGGGCGATCCGCTCATCCTGTACAATATCTGGGACGCCGGTTCGGCTGCCGCCGTCGCTGAAGCGGGGGCGCGGTCCGTGGCTACGGGGAGCTGGTCGGTTGCCGCCGCCCATGGCTATGGCGATGGCGAGAAAATCCCCGTCGAGCTTCTGGCTAAGGTGACCAGACGCATCTCGGAGACGGTGGAGCTGCCGCTTTCCGTCGACTTCGAGGGAGCCTATGCCACCGATCCAACGGATGCGGCCGAAAATGTGTCCCACATTCTCGACGCAGGTGCAGTGGGCATCAATTTCGAGGATCAGATCGTCGGCGGCGATGGTCTTCACTCATTGGCCGATCAGGCAAAACGCATCGGTGCCATCCGCGCAATGGCGGAGACGCGTGGCGTGCCGCTCTTCATCAACGCGCGAACCGATCTCTTCCTTAAGGAAAGTGACCGCAACCGTCACGCCGCGCTCCTGGCCGAGGCGAAAGAGCGGGCCAAGGCTTTCGCGGATGCTGGCGCCAGCGGTTTCTTCGCTCCTGCGCTGGTCGATCAGGCGTTGATTGAAGAGCTTTGTGAGGCCTCCCCGCTGCCGGTCAACATCATGGCCATGAAGACGGCTCCGGATGCCACGACACTTGGCCGGCTGGGGGTCGCCCGTATAAGCCACGGGCCCGGCCCCTATCGCGCCGCGATGGCGTGGCTCAGGGAAGCCGCGACGGCAGTGTACAGATAGGCCTGTCGGTTCACTCCCCAGCGGGAGGCTTGTTCCAGTGAATATGCTCCAGTGCCTGGATGCGCTCGCGCGCCGTATCCCAATCCCGATGGGAGACACGGTCGATGATTGCCTCGACCAGCGCCATAAGAACGACACCGGAATCCCAGGTGCGTCCTGAATCGATTGCACAGGGAAGAACGACCTTCGCATAGCGCGAAATCGGCGACAGCCAACTGTCCGTGACCAACACGATGCGTGCCTTGCGCTCGCATAGAAGCTCACTCAGATGCACCAGATCACGCTGGTAGCGACGAATATCGAAGAGAACCACGACATCGCCCGCCTTCACATCCAGCAATTGATCATCCCAGGTGGAGGTCTGGTCCTGAAAGCGGCGCACATTGGGTCGAACAATGCGCAGATGCGATGCCATATACCGGGCAATGGCATCGCTGAAACGCCCACCGAGCGTGTAACAGGCTGCCTTCGGGTCAGATAGCAGGGCACAGGCTGCTTCAAATTCGCTCTCGGGAATTGCTTCAAGAGTGGCTTGAATATTGGCCGTGGCCCGCGAGAAATAGGAACCGAGAGCCGACCCATCGAGATTGCGCGCTGCGGAGCTGTCTCCCTTTTCAAGCGGAGACAGCAATTCCGCCTGAATTTCGGTCCGCAGGGCACGCTGAAATTCCGGATAGCCGGAAAAGCCGAGCCGCGACACGAAGCGCAGAACCGTCGGCGCACTGGTGCCGGCGAGACCCGCAAATTCAGCGACCGTGGAAAGGCCGCTGCTGGGATAGTGGGCAAGAAAGGCGTGAGCCACCTTGCGCTCGGCGTCGGTCATCTGACCGAGTGCCTCATGAACCTGTTCTTTCAAGCCCAAACGCGTCTCTCCAAAAGATGCTGGAATCTCTTCCGTAATAGAAATTACATAATTGACAAAATCCTCGCAATGCTAATCAATATTACAATGCGACCAAGAGAGCACAGGTGCCTGGAGGTTTGATGACCGGCGCGCTGCTTGCCCCATCGGAGGGTGAACCATTTCAGATCGAGCGCGCGGACGGGCGTTCGCCCGTCATACTCGTCTGCGAGCACGCCTCATGCACAATTCCCGCGTCGCTCTCGACGCTCGGCGTGAAGCCGGACACTCTGACAAGTCATGCCGCTTGGGACATCGGAGCGCTGGCGACGGCACGGAAGCTGTCAGCCCTGCTCGATGCCCCACTTATCCACCAGCGGTTCTCGCGGCTTGTCTATGATTGCAATCGCCCCCCGGACGCAGCCGACAGCATTCCTGAGCGAAGCGAGGTTCATGCAATTCCCGGCAACCGCGACCTTCCAGACGCGGCACGCCAACAACGCGTTGCCGAGATCTATGAACCGTTTCGTCAAGCGCTGGCCGATCTGATCGCGGCGCGAACGGCCCCCGCCAGGCAAACTGTGATCGTCACCATCCATTCATATACACGCGTATATTTCGGTGTGGAACGGCATCGCGCGATCGGATTGCTGCATGACCGCGACCGCCGTTTGGCAGACGCGATGCTGGCACTGGCCGAAGAAAACGGCATCTCCAACACAATGCGCAACTATCCCTATGGACCGGACGACGGCGTGACGCACACCTTGCGTCTGCATGCAGTCCAGCATGGCCTGCTCAACGTGATGATCGAATATTGCAGCGATCTGATCGACACCGACCAAGGGCAGGACGAATGGGCAAAGCGCACGGCAAGGCTGCTTGAGACAGCACTGCAGCGATTTCACATCGACCTTTACGAAGCCGGACCACAACAAGCCTGACAAGAACAGGCCGGCATCACAACAGAGCGGGAACAACAGGAGCAAAAATGGGAGACCGGAGCCGATGCCGAACGCCATAAGGCGCTATGTGCGCCTGATCGACCGGACGAACCACTATGTCGGTCTCGTGGTCATGTACATGATCTTCCTGATGATCGGCATTCTGCTTTATTCATCGATCATGAAGACAGTGGCCATACCGCCTTTGTGGACACTGGAAATGGCCCAGTTCGCCATGGTTGCCTACTACATGGTCGGCGGCGGCTGGGCGCTGCAGAATGACGCGCATGTGCGGATGGACCTGATCTATGCACGCTGGTCGCCGCGCACGAAGGCGATTGTCGATTCCATCACCGTCTTGTTTCTGATTTTCTATCTCTCCCTGCTTCTTTATGGCGGGTTCTCCTCCACTGCCTATGCGCTGAAATACGGTGAAACCAGCTATTCGGCCTGGTCGCCCTATATGGCGCCCATCAAGATCATCATGTGCATCGGCATCGCGCTGACGCTGCTTCAGGCCATGGCGCAACTCTTCAGGGATATTGCGCGGGTGCGCGGGGAGGAACTGTCATGAGCTATGAACTGACAGCGATCCTCATGTTCACCGGCATGATGGGTCTGCTTTTGACGGGGCAGCGCGTCTTTGGCGCCATTGGCTTCATTGCCGTTGCCTTCGCGCTGCTGCTATGGGGGACGGGTGGTTCCGAGATCGCGTTTTCCGCTGCCATGAAGCTGATGAAATGGTATGCGCTGCTGACGCTGCCGCTCTTCATCTATATGGGTTACATGCTGTCGGAATCGGGCATTGCCGACGATCTCTACAAGATGTTCCATGTCTGGTTCGGCCCGGTGCGCGGCGGGCTTGCCATCGGAACGATTGCGCTCATGGTGGTCATCTCGGCCATGAACGGCCTGTCGGTTGCCGGCATGGCCATCGGCGCAACCATCGCGCTGCCGGAACTGCTTAGACGCGGCTACGACAAGATCATGGTGACCGGCGTTATCCAGGCAGGCTCATCGCTCGGCATTCTCGTGCCGCCCAGCGTGGTGCTCGTGCTTTATGCAATGATCGCGCGCCAGCCGGTCGGCCAGCTCTGGCTGGCAGGCGTGTTTCCCGGCCTGCTCATGGCGGGGCTTTTCATTCTCTACATCGCGATCCGGTGCTGGCTGCAGCCCAATCTCGGGCCTGTGCTTCCTGCCGAAGAGCGCCGCATCCCAATGTCCGAAAAGCTCAAGCTCCTGTCTGCCGGCATTCTGCCCTTCATGATCTTCTTCCTGATGACCGGGCTTTTCGTCATGGGCGTCACCAGCCTTGTCGAGAGCTCCGCCATCGGTGCGGTCTCGGCAACCGCTGCCGCGGCGATCCGCGGGCGCCTCACTTTGAAGGTGATCCACGACACGGTGCGCAAGACGCTTTCGGTCTCGTGCATGTTCATGTGGATCATTCTTGCTGCTCTGTGCTTCGGAGCCGTCTTCGACGGACTGGGCGCGGTACGGGCTATCGAGGGGTTTTTCTTGGATCAGCTTGGTCTCTCGCCATGGGAGGTACTGATCCTGATGCAGCTTTCCTATCTCATAATGGGCATGTTTCTGGACGATACGGCGATGCTCGTCATCGTCGCGCCGCTCTATGTGCCCCTGGTCAAGCTGCTCGGCTTCGACCTCATCTGGTACGGCGTGCTCTACACGATCACCTGCCAGATCGCCTACATGACCCCGCCCTTCGGCTACAATCTCTTCCTCATGCGGGCCATGGCGCCGCCAGAGATCGGGCTTGGAGACATCTACCGATCCATTATCCCGTTCGTGGCGGTGATGGTGTTCGCGCTCATCATTGTCATGGTCTTTCCGCAGATCGCGCTCTGGCTTCCGGAGCATGTCTATGCGCGCTGAAACCGCACAACCAAGGAGGTGACGACCAGAACAAGCCTGCGGCAATGCCCGGCGATAACGACCGGGAAAACAACCAGAGGAGTGAACGAAGATGCAAAACAGACGCGACTTTCTGAAGAAAGCGGGCATGGCATCGGCGGCTGCAGCCGGCACGACGGCTCTTGCAACGCCCTATGTTCATGCGCAAAGCCCAATCCGCTGGCGGCTGCAGACCTATGCCGGCGCCGCCCTTGCCGAGCATGTCGTCAAACCGGCCATCGACGCCTTCAACAAGGCAGCCAATGGCGAGATGGAAATCGAGCTGTACTATGCCGACCAACTGGTGCCGACGGGCGAACTGTTCCGCGCCATGCAGAATGGCACGATCGACGCCGTGCAGTCGGATGACGATTCCATGGCAGCGCCGGTCGATGTATCGGTTTTCGGCGGCTATTTCCCCTTTGCCACGCGCTATTCGCTCGATGTGCAGGCGCTGTTCTACAAGCACGGCCTGGCCGAGATCTGGGAAGAGGCCTATGGCGAAGTGGAAGGCGTGACGTGG
This region includes:
- a CDS encoding carbohydrate ABC transporter permease; this translates as MSTARHSPVRSIAAHAVLAAYTIIALFPVFVIVINAFKSRKAIFRTPLELPNAETFSLIGFETVLKQGDFLLYFQNSFVVTVVSLFMVLLFGAMAAFALAEYRFKGNSLMGLYLALGIMIPIRLGTVAILQMMAASGLVNTLTSLILVYTAQGLPLAIFILSEFMRQVSDDLKNAGRIDGLSEYRIFFRLVLPLVRPAMATVAVFTMIPIWNDLWFPLILAPAEATKTITLGAQVFIGQFVTNWNAVLAALSLAILPVLILYLIFSRQLIRGITSGAVK
- a CDS encoding Gfo/Idh/MocA family protein; the encoded protein is MSAQTKPVRVLVAGLGNMGMSHALAYHANPGFEVVGLVSRSKPDLPDALKGYPHSTDFEEALAKTKPDLASINTYSDSHAPYAIAAMEAGAHVFVEKPLATNVADARRVVEVAKAHKRKLVVGYILRHHPSWVKLIEEARGLGGPYVFRLNLNQQSSGPTWMTHKQLMQTTPPIVDCGVHYVDVMCQITDAKPVKVRGMGVRLSEEIAPDMYNYGHFQVMFDDGSVGWYEAGWGPMMSETAFFVKDIVSPNGCVSIVMDEGAKSDDIDAHTQTSRIRVHRAETDASGRFAREDTLLSMDGEPGHQELCDREQAFMLKAIREDIDLSRHMNDAVQSLNICLAADESVRSGKEIEL
- a CDS encoding ABC transporter ATP-binding protein, giving the protein MGSLALKNITKSFGQVDVIKGVDLEVQDGEFVIFVGPSGCGKSTLLRIIAGLEDASGGSVEIDGSEVSSTPPSKRGIAMVFQTYALYPHLTVRDNMSLGLKQAKHPAAHIAERVDFASKMLSLEPYLDRRPAELSGGQRQRVAIGRAVVRKPKLFLFDEPLSNLDAALRVNTRLEIARLHRELGATMVYVTHDQTEAMTLADRIVVLNGGKIEQVGTPMELYNDPANLFVAGFIGSPQMNFIEASHLSREDAKTIGIRPEHISIVPSGGDISGRVSHIEHLGADTNVYLDCGTAGLVCARLFGEQNFDIDSTVHAKFDDNRVFRFDDKGQAIR
- a CDS encoding isocitrate lyase/PEP mutase family protein — protein: MSQIDRARTFHALHVKGDPLILYNIWDAGSAAAVAEAGARSVATGSWSVAAAHGYGDGEKIPVELLAKVTRRISETVELPLSVDFEGAYATDPTDAAENVSHILDAGAVGINFEDQIVGGDGLHSLADQAKRIGAIRAMAETRGVPLFINARTDLFLKESDRNRHAALLAEAKERAKAFADAGASGFFAPALVDQALIEELCEASPLPVNIMAMKTAPDATTLGRLGVARISHGPGPYRAAMAWLREAATAVYR
- a CDS encoding MurR/RpiR family transcriptional regulator; its protein translation is MKEQVHEALGQMTDAERKVAHAFLAHYPSSGLSTVAEFAGLAGTSAPTVLRFVSRLGFSGYPEFQRALRTEIQAELLSPLEKGDSSAARNLDGSALGSYFSRATANIQATLEAIPESEFEAACALLSDPKAACYTLGGRFSDAIARYMASHLRIVRPNVRRFQDQTSTWDDQLLDVKAGDVVVLFDIRRYQRDLVHLSELLCERKARIVLVTDSWLSPISRYAKVVLPCAIDSGRTWDSGVVLMALVEAIIDRVSHRDWDTARERIQALEHIHWNKPPAGE
- a CDS encoding N-formylglutamate amidohydrolase — protein: MTGALLAPSEGEPFQIERADGRSPVILVCEHASCTIPASLSTLGVKPDTLTSHAAWDIGALATARKLSALLDAPLIHQRFSRLVYDCNRPPDAADSIPERSEVHAIPGNRDLPDAARQQRVAEIYEPFRQALADLIAARTAPARQTVIVTIHSYTRVYFGVERHRAIGLLHDRDRRLADAMLALAEENGISNTMRNYPYGPDDGVTHTLRLHAVQHGLLNVMIEYCSDLIDTDQGQDEWAKRTARLLETALQRFHIDLYEAGPQQA
- a CDS encoding TRAP transporter small permease subunit, translated to MPNAIRRYVRLIDRTNHYVGLVVMYMIFLMIGILLYSSIMKTVAIPPLWTLEMAQFAMVAYYMVGGGWALQNDAHVRMDLIYARWSPRTKAIVDSITVLFLIFYLSLLLYGGFSSTAYALKYGETSYSAWSPYMAPIKIIMCIGIALTLLQAMAQLFRDIARVRGEELS
- a CDS encoding TRAP transporter large permease, which produces MSYELTAILMFTGMMGLLLTGQRVFGAIGFIAVAFALLLWGTGGSEIAFSAAMKLMKWYALLTLPLFIYMGYMLSESGIADDLYKMFHVWFGPVRGGLAIGTIALMVVISAMNGLSVAGMAIGATIALPELLRRGYDKIMVTGVIQAGSSLGILVPPSVVLVLYAMIARQPVGQLWLAGVFPGLLMAGLFILYIAIRCWLQPNLGPVLPAEERRIPMSEKLKLLSAGILPFMIFFLMTGLFVMGVTSLVESSAIGAVSATAAAAIRGRLTLKVIHDTVRKTLSVSCMFMWIILAALCFGAVFDGLGAVRAIEGFFLDQLGLSPWEVLILMQLSYLIMGMFLDDTAMLVIVAPLYVPLVKLLGFDLIWYGVLYTITCQIAYMTPPFGYNLFLMRAMAPPEIGLGDIYRSIIPFVAVMVFALIIVMVFPQIALWLPEHVYAR